From a single Abyssisolibacter fermentans genomic region:
- a CDS encoding phosphotransferase enzyme family protein — MDYKKIANEVLLMYKLHNAEIEFIRHNENITFKISDRLNNKNYLLRIHKPATEGLFGKQHTRVGLESEIKILQELSLNNEFKVQKPIANSLSKYVTEFYNSDLGDSCCATLLEWIDGTILSNRNYNNDKIALSLGKKVGLLHKFFSEFKPNEKFERPCYGLDRIDYAVSQLKYGVEVKIFTEYQYDLIKEVLTLVKSQLRELKRQEGSWGLIHADLLPGNIIINDEELNFIDFCLSGFGFYLFDVGSIATEFERKYRDVFLEGYSSKFDFSHKSLRYIEGLVFMDIFISYVFFIRDNNKNKWIKDHAKNVCDTLCKDFLKGKEVFYDL; from the coding sequence ATGGATTATAAAAAAATAGCAAATGAAGTACTTTTGATGTATAAGTTACATAATGCAGAAATTGAATTTATAAGACATAATGAGAATATAACATTTAAAATTTCTGATAGGTTGAATAATAAAAATTATTTATTACGTATACATAAGCCTGCAACAGAAGGTTTGTTCGGGAAGCAGCACACTCGCGTAGGGTTAGAGTCAGAAATTAAGATACTGCAAGAATTAAGTTTAAACAATGAATTTAAAGTTCAAAAACCAATAGCTAATTCTTTAAGTAAATATGTCACTGAATTTTATAACAGTGACTTAGGAGATTCATGTTGCGCTACATTGTTAGAATGGATAGATGGAACGATTCTTAGCAATAGAAATTATAATAATGACAAAATAGCATTATCATTGGGTAAAAAGGTAGGTCTATTACATAAATTTTTTAGTGAATTTAAACCAAACGAAAAATTCGAGAGACCATGTTATGGGTTGGATAGGATAGATTATGCAGTTAGCCAGCTTAAATATGGAGTAGAAGTTAAGATATTCACAGAGTATCAATATGATCTTATAAAAGAAGTGTTAACTTTGGTAAAGAGCCAGCTTAGGGAATTAAAAAGACAAGAGGGTTCATGGGGACTTATACATGCAGATTTACTGCCTGGCAACATAATTATTAATGATGAAGAACTTAATTTTATTGATTTTTGCTTATCAGGATTTGGATTTTACTTGTTTGATGTAGGTAGCATTGCTACTGAATTTGAAAGAAAGTATAGAGATGTATTTTTAGAAGGATATTCCTCAAAATTTGATTTTTCGCATAAAAGTTTAAGATACATTGAAGGACTAGTATTTATGGATATTTTTATAAGTTATGTGTTTTTTATAAGAGACAATAACAAAAATAAATGGATTAAAGACCATGCTAAAAATGTATGTGATACATTGTGCAAAGACTTTTTAAAGGGTAAAGAAGTGTTTTATGATTTGTAA
- a CDS encoding IS3 family transposase, with amino-acid sequence SPILDLLDNSIIEYELSYRNTNQLVFKMFDRAVKNNPDAKPIFHSDRGFSYTNSVFKSKIDFAEMTQSMSRIGKCIDNGPMEGFFGILKSEMFYGKQFESMDKLIQDIHKYIKFYNEERFQKRLGCLSPIEYRTQAQCT; translated from the coding sequence AAGTCCAATATTAGATTTATTAGATAACAGTATAATAGAGTATGAATTATCATACAGAAATACTAATCAGCTTGTATTTAAAATGTTTGATAGAGCTGTAAAAAATAACCCCGATGCAAAGCCAATATTCCATAGTGACAGAGGTTTCTCGTACACTAATAGTGTCTTTAAAAGCAAAATTGATTTTGCAGAAATGACACAAAGCATGTCAAGAATTGGTAAATGCATAGATAATGGTCCAATGGAAGGTTTTTTTGGAATACTAAAATCTGAAATGTTCTATGGCAAGCAATTTGAATCTATGGATAAACTAATTCAAGATATTCATAAGTATATAAAATTCTATAACGAGGAAAGATTTCAAAAGCGATTAGGGTGTTTATCTCCAATTGAATATCGGACTCAAGCACAGTGTACATAA